From a single Candidatus Fusobacterium pullicola genomic region:
- the nagA gene encoding N-acetylglucosamine-6-phosphate deacetylase — MKKAIINGELFIGNKFYKEKVLIFEDDKIVDILDEETFKKDGTKIETIDANGSYVTPGFIDLQLNGCGGVLFNDDISKETIETMYKTNLKSGCTSFTPTLITTSDENILKAISLVENLDKEKYGVIGLHIEGPYISLEKKGIHNPKFIREAEDKIIDRIVESGKENVRIITLAPEKTDKKFITKLHKAGINVALGHTNGTYEELKEKEGYGVTLATHLYNGMSSFNHRNPGAVGAIFDSDIHAGVIVDGFHCHYSAIKSAIKIMGERLYLVTDAVAPVGTNMEYFYFEGNKVYYKDGKCFGEDGTLGGSALTMDVGVKNLVKYCDITLEEAIRMATLYPAKAVKIDNEYGKLQPGYFADIVFLDKHLNLKKVIAKGIEY, encoded by the coding sequence ATGAAAAAGGCTATTATAAATGGAGAGTTATTTATAGGAAATAAGTTCTATAAAGAAAAAGTATTAATATTTGAAGATGATAAAATAGTTGATATATTAGATGAAGAGACATTTAAAAAAGATGGAACAAAGATAGAGACGATTGATGCTAATGGAAGCTATGTAACACCAGGATTTATAGATTTACAACTTAATGGATGTGGTGGAGTACTTTTTAACGATGATATAAGCAAAGAGACAATAGAAACAATGTATAAAACAAATTTAAAATCAGGGTGTACTTCATTTACCCCTACTCTTATTACAACAAGTGATGAGAATATTTTAAAAGCTATATCTCTAGTAGAAAATTTAGACAAAGAAAAATATGGTGTCATAGGATTGCATATAGAGGGACCATATATTAGTCTAGAAAAGAAAGGAATACATAATCCTAAATTTATAAGAGAAGCTGAAGACAAAATCATAGATAGAATTGTTGAATCTGGAAAAGAAAATGTAAGAATAATTACTTTAGCTCCAGAAAAAACAGATAAGAAATTTATTACTAAGCTACACAAAGCTGGAATTAACGTAGCTTTAGGTCATACAAATGGAACTTATGAAGAGTTAAAAGAGAAAGAAGGGTATGGAGTAACTCTAGCTACTCATCTGTATAATGGGATGTCTTCATTTAACCATAGAAACCCTGGTGCTGTTGGAGCAATTTTTGATAGCGATATTCATGCTGGAGTAATTGTCGATGGATTCCATTGCCACTATTCAGCAATTAAATCAGCTATAAAAATTATGGGAGAAAGATTATACTTAGTTACTGATGCTGTAGCTCCTGTGGGAACTAATATGGAATATTTCTATTTTGAAGGAAATAAAGTTTATTACAAAGATGGAAAATGCTTTGGAGAAGATGGAACTTTAGGTGGTTCTGCACTTACAATGGATGTTGGAGTTAAAAATTTAGTTAAATATTGTGATATAACTTTAGAAGAAGCCATCAGAATGGCAACTCTATATCCAGCTAAAGCTGTTAAGATAGATAATGAATATGGAAAGCTTCAACCTGGATATTTTGCTGATATAGTTTTTCTAGATAAACATTTAAATTTAAAAAAAGTTATTGCAAAGGGAATAGAGTATTAA
- a CDS encoding glucosamine-6-phosphate deaminase, which translates to MRVIITDKNVGDWAAVYVARKINEFKPTKERPFVLGLPTGGTPLEMYKRLIQLNKDGIVSFENVVTFNMDEYVGLTPDNDQSYHYYMHHNFFAHINIPKENINILDGMAKDYKAECQRYEDKIKSYGGIHLFLGGIGPDGHIAFNEPGSSLSSRTRDKELTMDTIIANSRFFGGDINKVPKLALTVGVGTILDAKEVLIMVTGANKARALQHGVEEGVNHMWTISALQLHRSGIIVSDEAACSELKVSTYRYFKDIEKENLDSEKLLADLYNENK; encoded by the coding sequence ATGAGAGTAATTATTACTGATAAAAATGTAGGAGATTGGGCAGCAGTATATGTAGCAAGAAAAATTAATGAGTTTAAGCCAACTAAAGAGAGACCTTTTGTACTAGGACTACCTACTGGAGGAACACCATTAGAAATGTATAAGAGATTAATCCAATTAAACAAAGATGGAATTGTTTCTTTTGAAAATGTAGTTACATTTAATATGGATGAATATGTAGGACTTACACCTGATAATGATCAAAGCTATCACTACTATATGCATCATAATTTCTTTGCTCATATTAATATTCCAAAGGAAAATATCAATATTTTAGATGGTATGGCAAAAGATTATAAAGCAGAGTGTCAAAGATATGAAGATAAAATAAAATCTTACGGTGGTATTCATCTATTCTTAGGAGGAATTGGTCCAGATGGACATATAGCATTTAATGAGCCTGGATCATCTCTTTCATCAAGAACTAGAGATAAGGAGTTAACAATGGATACAATAATAGCTAACTCTAGATTCTTCGGTGGAGATATCAATAAAGTTCCTAAACTTGCTTTAACTGTTGGAGTTGGAACTATATTAGATGCTAAAGAGGTTTTAATCATGGTAACAGGTGCAAATAAAGCTAGAGCTCTTCAACATGGAGTAGAGGAAGGAGTAAACCATATGTGGACTATCTCAGCTCTTCAACTACATAGAAGTGGTATTATTGTTTCAGATGAAGCTGCTTGTTCAGAGTTAAAAGTAAGCACTTACAGATATTTTAAAGATATAGAGAAAGAAAACTTAGATTCAGAAAAATTATTAGCTGATTTATACAACGAAAATAAATAA